In bacterium, a single window of DNA contains:
- a CDS encoding DUF3465 domain-containing protein, producing the protein MGDALSARGEYEWNPEGGVLHWTHRDPEGRRPGGWIERAGRRVD; encoded by the coding sequence ATGGGGGATGCCCTCAGCGCCCGCGGCGAGTACGAGTGGAATCCGGAGGGCGGGGTCCTGCACTGGACGCACCGAGATCCCGAGGGCCGGCGTCCCGGCGGCTGGATCGAGCGTGCGGGGCGGAGGGTAGACTGA